A part of Salvelinus sp. IW2-2015 linkage group LG16, ASM291031v2, whole genome shotgun sequence genomic DNA contains:
- the LOC111975565 gene encoding KN motif and ankyrin repeat domain-containing protein 3 gives MTQSVQVNPKLPDLGAPFLFSSQEEVDQQGSYSVQTPYGFQLDLDFLKYVEEIESGHHVRRAPVNSRRSSRGVKASQRSPNVGGRASGWTSTESLSSPASEDGRAPPPPPPRNRIGSAPSEGQPLSPLSVLTLPLSAGAKVPPPPPLRNPRVERTLLETSLRLQQEQSHQHQNGTCFQLSDPPKQSPRAVTTHVTPASAASTVDDQPLHLFSATPSPSQSSLTRPSPHSSGRSTPASSTGMATLPPSQLQTVREQMATALRQLKEMEERVKGVPVLEREVAKLQAEKDMLLLALQEKKTLAAQQQATTVVSSTTTTTVDAGTQSQERPPFSPKSPRSPKSPSKIGDLRKLTEKFEGKTGKDGAHSEKVVEKRSVAVGDDMLLDAGVFYYSQGSKDASEGTPQVDVCEKGVATEAPAFREEWVQAGVETEEASVWVMESQLGLSSEAQREIDTLQDTIKFQQESILALEGRLGQADEDLAVLKAQEDERKSKATSEKAVLAKPDSAHAQVGTETSTTSTPASQHVAVSCCPEVVDACVGEDLRAVHYDQSTQTDSVESPAEEEPTPVALVSTGSQWENLYEDETIEQNAPVTALKKRQMTIAEYKVTPGEETVSLAEGKGGKEEETVPRTPTTPTMVESMLKSIMKKKDGSSSSESRSSGKKSLQFVGILNGGYESTSSEEEEEGSSSGDSEVDDCSDSSDGEDGEAALEETSDEERNINMDDTDSDDMALAAGTEATEDSPDAVKEKFELSAKMHEASLILKNHLNDVKPLKSKEVLSSTHTVQLEWFRISSAKMAQPPRVSDYLMAFTEVSSALLAHVINMTDGNGNTALHYSVSHSNFTVVGLLLDTGMCCVDKQNKAGYTAIMLAALSSVKEEDDMVVVRKLFSQGNVNAKASQAGQTALMLAVSHGRQEMVRALLDCGAEVNVKDDEGSTALMCASEHGRAEIVSLLLDQPGCDISIVDNDGSNALSIALEASHNDTAVLLYAHMNYTKAQAAGTNKSRSPTSPQKTWSAAE, from the exons ATGACTCAGTCTGTGCAGGTCAACCCCAAATTGCCTG ATCTGGGCGCACCGTTTCTATTCTCCAGTCAGGAAGAGGTGGATCAACAGGGCTCTTATTCGGTCCAAACTCCGTATGGCTTCCAGCTGGACCTGGACTTCCTCAAGTATGTGGAGGAGATAGAAAGCGGCCACCACGTCCGCCGGGCACCCGTCAACTCTCGCAGGTCATCCCGGGGGGTCAAAGCCTCCCAGCGGAGCCCGAATGTGGGGGGAAGAGCCAGCGGCTGGACCTCAACAGAGTCCCTCTCCTCACCRGCCAGCGAAGATGGTCGTGcgccccctcctccaccaccacggAATCGCATTGGCTCCGCTCCCAGTGAGGGGCAACCCCTGTCCCCGCTATCTGTCcttaccctccccctctctgctggCGCCAAAGTGCCACCACCACCTCCGCTACGTAACCCCAGGGTAGAGAGGACCCTCCTGGAGACCAGCCTGCGACTGCAGCAGGAGCAGAGCCACCAGCACCAAAATGGCACCTGTTTCCAGCTCTCTGACCCACCAAAGCAAAGCCCCAGGGCTGTGACGACTCATGTTACCCCAGCTAGTGCAGCATCCACAGTAGATGACCAGCCCTTGCACCTCTTCTCTGCCACCCCCAGCCCATCTCAGAGTAGCCTGACCAGACCCAGTCCCCACTCCTCCGGTAGGAGCACCCCGGCCTCTAGCACCGGAATGGCTACTTTGCCTCCCAGCCAGTTGCAGACTGTGAGAGAGCAGATGGCCACTGCCCTGAGGCAActgaaggagatggaggagagagtgaagggcGTCCCAgtgctggagagagaggtggccAAGCTACAGGCTGAGAAAGACATGCTCCTACTGGCACTGCAGGAGAAGAAGACCTTGGCGGCCCAACAACAGGCTACAACAGTAGTGAGCAGTACTACCACCACAACGGTGGACGCAGGCACACAGAGTCAGGAACGTCCTCCTTTTTCCCCCAAGAGTCCCAGAAGTCCCAAGAGTCCAAGCAAAATAGGGGACCTCAGAAAGCTGACTGAGAAGTTCGAAGGCAAGACAGGGAAAGATGGAGCACATTCTGAGAAGGTTGTGGAGAAGAGGTCTGTGGCTGTCGGGGATGACATGTTGCTGGACGCCGGGGTCTTCTACTACAGCCAAGGTTCCAAGGATGCCTCAGAGGGCACGCCTCAGGTGGACGTCTGCGAGAAAGGTGTGGCCACGGAGGCACCGGCCTTCCGTGAGGAGTGGGTGCAGGCTGGGGTGGAGACAGAGGAGGCCTCGGTTTGGGTGATGGAATCCCAGCTGGGGCTGAGCAGTGAGGCCCAGAGGGAGATTGACACCCTACAGGACACCATCAAGTTCCAGCAGGAGTCCATCTTGGCTCTGGAGGGGCGACTCGGCCAGGCTGACGAGGACCTGGCAGTGCTCAAAGCccaggaggatgagaggaaatCCAAAGCAACGTCCGAGAAGGCGGTCCTTGCCAAACCAGACTCAGCCCATGCCCAAGTGGGGACCGAAACCTCTACAACATCCACGCCAGCTTCACAGCATGTCGCAGTCTCCTGTTGTCCTGAGGTGGTTGACGCTTGTGTAGGTGAGGATTTGAGAGCCGTACATTACGACCAGAGCACTCAGACTGACTCTGTGGAGAGCCCTGCAGAAGAGGAACCAACCCCAGTAGCACTGGTCAGCACTGGAAGTCAATGGGAGAATCTGTACGAGGATGAGACTATAGAGCAGAACGCTCCAGTCACTGCGCTGAAGAAGAGACAGATGACCATTGCGGAGTACAAGGTCACCCCTGGCGAGGAGACGGTCAGTTTAGCCGAaggaaagggagggaaagaggaggaaacgGTGCCCAGGACACCCACAACTCCAACAATGGTTGAAA GTATGCTGAAGTCCAtcatgaagaagaaggatgggagTAGTTCCAGTGAATCACGTAGCAGCGGCAAGAAGAGCTTGCAGTTTGTTGGCATTCTCAACGGGGG ATATGAGTCGACATctagtgaagaggaggaagaggggagttcCTCGGGCGACAGTGAAGTGGATGATTGCTCGGACAGTAGTGATGGCGAAGATGGAGAGGCAGCTCTGGAGGAGACCTCCGATGAAGAGAGGAACATTAATATGGATGACACCGATAGTGATGATATGGCCTTAGCAGCAGGGACTGAAGCCACTGAGGACAGTCCAGATGCAGTGAAAGAGAA ATTTGAGCTGAGTGCAAAAATGCATGAGGCTTCTCTCATTCTGAAGAACCACCTGAATGATGTCAAACCACTGAAGAGTAAAGAAGTG CTCTCCAGCACTCATACTGTGCAGCTGGAATGGTTCCGCATCTCTAGTGCAAAGATGGCCCAGCCGCCCCGTGTCTCAGACTACCTGATGGCCTTCACTGAGGTCTCCTCTGCCCTGCTGGCCCACGTCATCAACATGACTGATGGCAATGGTAACACGGCCTTGCACTACAGCGTCTCCCACTCCAATTTCACAGTAGTGGGGCTACTACTGGACACAG GCATGTGTTGTGTAGATAAGCAGAACAAGGCAGGCTACACTGCTATCATGCTGGCGGCCCTCTCAtctgtgaaagaggaggatgacatGGTGGTGGTCAGGAAGCTCTTCAGTCAGGGCAACGTCAACGCCAAGGCCAGCCAG GCTGGCCAGACAGCGCTGATGTTAGCCGTTAGCCATGGACGGCAGGAGATGGTGCGGGCGCTGCTGGACTGCGGGGCTGAAGTGAACGTGAAGGATGACGAGGGCTCCACGGCGCTCATGTGCGCCAGCGAGCATGGCCGCGCCGAGATTGTCTCGCTGCTCCTGGATCAGCCGGGCTGTGACATCTCCATCGTGGACAAT gACGGCAGTAATGCGCTTTCCATCGCCCTGGAGGCCTCTCACAATGACACAGCTGTGCTGCTCTACGCCCACATGAACTACACCAAAGCCCAGGCAGCT GGGACAAACAAGTCTCGAAGCCCCACTAGTCCTCAAAAGACATGGTCTGCTGCGGAGTGA
- the ndufa7 gene encoding NADH dehydrogenase [ubiquinone] 1 alpha subcomplex subunit 7 — MATATKIIQRLRNLLSGHDLQAKLQLRYGEIAKRTQPPPKLPVGPSHKFAFNYYNGRDGRRESAPATVVMSSQKALAAGQALEVPAKRPVTPGNVPRELTLSTDQPYL; from the exons ATGGCGACTGCTACAAAAATTATCCAAAGGCTCAGAAATCTTTTATCCGGG CATGATCTGCAAGCAAAGCTCCAGTTGCGCTACGGTGAGATTGCGAAGAG GACCCAACCACCCCCCAAACTTCCAGTTGGTCCCAGTCACAAGTTTGCCTTCAATTACTATAATGGCAGAGATGGGCGTAGAGAGTCTGCACCAGCCACCGTCGTGATGTCCAGTCAAAAGGCCCTCGCTGCTGG CCAAGCTCTGGAGGTGCCAGCAAAGCGTCCTGTCACACCTGGTAATGTTCCCAGGGAGCTCACGCTGTCTACAGACCAGCCATACCTCTGA